The following coding sequences are from one Chloroflexota bacterium window:
- a CDS encoding OB-fold domain-containing protein: MPGIVSYGAYVPIYRLSREAIGAMWNKAVAKGEKAVANADEDTVTMGVEAVLDCLNGMDRNQVDGLYFATDSPPYVEKQSASIIRAATDLREDILTFDVSHSLRSAGSAMKAAMDAVKAGSAKRVMVAAAERRIPAPNSEFELQFGDGAAAFLVGDTDVAASLEGSYHISSQFVDIWKKPQDTYMQSWEDRFVRDEGYMKMIPQAVAGLLKKLGLTPKAITKAAFYGPDARTHASIGSAMGLDPKTQIQSPLLESIGNTGTALAPMILVAALEEAKPGDLILFATYGDGADAFLFKVTDQIDKVRNRRGVKRHLASKMMLPNYGKYVEIRELMEGEAGRRPARRSSLPVIWRERQHLFPLYGQKCRSCGNIQYPKQRICIYCQAKDNFELIRLSDKTGKVFTFSMDQRAVEIVLPKVFTVVDLDGGGRFYSVMTDRDPSKVALGMPVEMTFRIQLEGSGLYNYFWRVRPIRC; the protein is encoded by the coding sequence ATGCCAGGTATAGTTTCGTATGGTGCTTATGTCCCTATCTATAGGCTGAGCCGAGAGGCCATCGGTGCGATGTGGAACAAGGCCGTCGCAAAGGGCGAGAAGGCCGTGGCCAACGCCGATGAGGACACTGTAACCATGGGAGTGGAAGCCGTCCTGGACTGTCTGAACGGCATGGACCGCAACCAGGTGGACGGCCTTTACTTCGCCACCGACTCGCCGCCCTACGTTGAGAAGCAGTCCGCTAGCATAATAAGGGCGGCTACGGACCTTCGCGAAGACATTCTAACATTCGATGTCTCCCACTCGCTTAGGAGCGCCGGTTCTGCCATGAAAGCAGCCATGGACGCAGTGAAGGCTGGGTCGGCCAAGAGGGTGATGGTGGCTGCTGCCGAGCGCCGCATACCCGCCCCGAATTCAGAGTTCGAGCTGCAGTTTGGAGATGGAGCAGCAGCATTCCTCGTTGGTGACACTGACGTAGCTGCGTCATTGGAAGGCAGCTATCATATCTCCAGCCAATTCGTCGACATCTGGAAGAAACCCCAGGATACCTATATGCAGTCGTGGGAGGATCGGTTTGTCCGTGACGAAGGCTATATGAAGATGATACCTCAGGCCGTAGCCGGGCTCCTGAAGAAGCTTGGACTGACCCCCAAGGCCATCACCAAGGCGGCCTTCTACGGACCCGACGCCAGGACTCATGCCTCAATCGGCAGCGCTATGGGCCTCGACCCAAAGACGCAGATTCAATCTCCCCTACTGGAGAGCATCGGCAACACCGGTACAGCCCTGGCCCCCATGATCCTGGTGGCTGCTCTCGAAGAGGCTAAGCCCGGCGACTTGATACTGTTCGCTACCTACGGTGATGGCGCCGACGCCTTCCTGTTCAAAGTAACCGACCAGATTGACAAGGTTAGGAACAGGAGGGGAGTAAAGCGCCACCTGGCATCTAAAATGATGCTCCCCAACTATGGAAAGTACGTCGAGATACGTGAGCTCATGGAGGGCGAAGCGGGACGCCGTCCAGCCCGCAGATCATCCCTGCCAGTCATATGGCGCGAGAGACAGCACCTGTTCCCTCTCTATGGGCAGAAGTGCCGTTCCTGCGGCAACATCCAGTACCCCAAGCAGAGGATCTGCATTTATTGTCAGGCGAAGGATAACTTTGAACTCATCAGGCTCTCCGACAAGACAGGAAAGGTTTTTACCTTCAGTATGGACCAGAGGGCCGTGGAGATCGTTCTGCCCAAGGTATTCACCGTGGTCGACCTCGACGGCGGCGGCAGGTTTTATAGTGTCATGACCGACCGCGATCCTTCGAAGGTTGCACTTGGGATGCCTGTGGAGATGACCTTCAGAATACAACTGGAGGGATCTGGCCTCTACAACTACTTCTGGCGAGTCCGCCCAATCAGATGCTAA
- a CDS encoding acetyl-CoA acetyltransferase: MESLKDKVAIVGMGCTPFGEFWDKDPVDLIVDAATEAFEDAGITSKEIQAAWVGYTNQDNAMTGIILSSALQLQFIPVTRVENACGTGAETFRGAALGLASKTYDLVLALGWEKMKDAGFGGIGQAYPGKWHPVYGAAPEVGGAVARYALAATKYFARYGLSPEEGKRLLAKISVKSHYNGSRNPKAMLRNRITIEQVLNAPIIAWPLGLFDCCGVCDGASAAIMCRTEDARHFRPKGDYITIKASAIACGPGWGKERTNYEYTTWEETEAAAKQAYAMAGIKNPRKELSMAEVHDCFSVAEMIAVESMGICEKGHAKDDIDSGAWEQGGEIPINVSGGLKAFGHPAGASGGREVYEFYKQFQGKAEDSTRQLKDVKMGLAHNQGGHPGNFVCGITIVGEPPSL, encoded by the coding sequence ATGGAAAGCTTAAAGGATAAAGTAGCTATCGTCGGAATGGGTTGCACCCCCTTCGGGGAGTTTTGGGATAAGGACCCTGTCGACCTCATAGTCGATGCGGCCACCGAGGCTTTCGAGGATGCTGGCATCACGTCAAAAGAAATTCAGGCGGCCTGGGTGGGATACACCAATCAGGACAATGCTATGACTGGCATCATTCTCTCTAGTGCTCTTCAGCTCCAGTTTATCCCCGTAACACGCGTGGAAAACGCTTGCGGCACCGGTGCCGAGACATTCAGGGGAGCTGCACTGGGCCTCGCATCCAAAACCTATGACCTGGTGCTGGCCCTGGGCTGGGAGAAGATGAAGGACGCCGGGTTTGGCGGTATTGGCCAGGCATACCCCGGCAAATGGCATCCAGTCTATGGTGCCGCTCCCGAAGTCGGCGGGGCTGTGGCCCGGTACGCCCTGGCAGCAACCAAGTATTTTGCTAGATACGGACTCAGCCCGGAAGAGGGCAAACGCCTGCTGGCCAAGATATCGGTCAAGAGCCACTACAACGGCTCTCGCAACCCCAAGGCGATGTTGCGCAACAGGATAACCATAGAACAGGTACTGAACGCTCCTATCATAGCCTGGCCACTGGGTCTATTTGACTGCTGCGGAGTCTGCGACGGTGCATCTGCCGCTATCATGTGCCGCACCGAGGATGCCAGGCACTTCCGGCCCAAGGGAGATTACATTACCATCAAGGCTTCTGCCATTGCCTGCGGACCAGGCTGGGGCAAGGAGAGGACGAACTACGAATACACGACCTGGGAAGAGACAGAGGCGGCCGCCAAGCAGGCTTATGCCATGGCTGGAATCAAGAACCCCAGAAAGGAGCTCAGCATGGCCGAGGTCCATGACTGCTTCTCCGTAGCAGAGATGATAGCCGTGGAGTCTATGGGCATATGCGAAAAGGGCCATGCCAAAGACGACATCGACTCCGGGGCCTGGGAGCAGGGAGGCGAGATCCCCATTAACGTCAGCGGCGGGCTCAAGGCCTTCGGACACCCGGCGGGCGCTAGCGGAGGTCGTGAGGTATACGAGTTCTACAAGCAATTCCAGGGCAAGGCCGAAGATTCCACCCGTCAATTGAAAGACGTGAAGATGGGGTTGGCCCATAACCAGGGTGGTCATCCCGGCAACTTTGTATGTGGCATCACCATCGTCGGTGAGCCGCCATCTTTATAA
- the rplJ gene encoding 50S ribosomal protein L10, with translation MIREKKEENVKKVEELLSSCTIAIVTDYRGMPVSELSKLRRQLKESGIKYHIVKNSLASLAAEKSGKEELKNLLKGPSAIAFGYGEVNQPAKVLTDYIRTSKQSLSIRGGVLQKRSLTAADVSALSLLPPREVLVAQLLQQMQKPIYSIVAVLNAELTALPRLLQARKQQLEGG, from the coding sequence ATGATACGAGAAAAGAAAGAAGAGAATGTCAAGAAAGTCGAGGAGCTGCTTTCAAGTTGCACAATAGCTATTGTTACTGACTATCGGGGAATGCCGGTCAGTGAGCTGAGCAAACTGCGCCGCCAGCTAAAGGAATCTGGAATCAAGTATCATATCGTCAAGAACAGCCTGGCTTCCCTTGCAGCAGAGAAGAGCGGTAAAGAGGAACTGAAGAATCTCCTCAAGGGCCCTTCGGCAATAGCCTTTGGCTATGGCGAGGTTAACCAGCCAGCCAAAGTCCTGACCGACTACATTCGCACGTCCAAACAGTCCCTCAGCATTAGGGGAGGCGTCCTGCAGAAGCGGTCACTTACCGCAGCAGATGTATCAGCCCTTTCCTTACTTCCACCCAGGGAGGTATTGGTCGCTCAATTACTGCAGCAGATGCAAAAGCCCATTTACTCTATCGTGGCTGTCTTGAATGCTGAACTGACAGCACTTCCACGATTACTACAAGCAAGAAAACAACAACTAGAAGGAGGTTAA
- the rplL gene encoding 50S ribosomal protein L7/L12, with protein MTKEEMIAVIKAMTVLELAELIKALEQEFGVSAAPVAVAGPAAPAAGAAAPAAEEQTQFSVILKEIGPNKINVIKAVREVTTLGLKEAKELVEGAPKTVKEGASKEEATAVKDKLQAAGATAEIK; from the coding sequence ATGACCAAAGAAGAGATGATAGCCGTTATCAAAGCTATGACGGTTCTCGAACTGGCCGAGTTGATCAAGGCTCTGGAGCAGGAATTCGGAGTCAGCGCAGCACCAGTAGCTGTAGCTGGACCGGCAGCACCCGCAGCGGGCGCAGCAGCACCGGCGGCAGAGGAACAAACACAGTTCAGTGTTATCCTCAAGGAGATAGGCCCCAACAAGATCAATGTCATCAAGGCTGTTAGAGAGGTAACCACATTAGGATTAAAGGAAGCCAAAGAGCTCGTGGAAGGCGCGCCTAAGACAGTGAAAGAGGGGGCCTCAAAAGAGGAAGCAACCGCTGTTAAAGACAAGCTTCAGGCCGCCGGAGCAACAGCCGAGATTAAGTAA
- a CDS encoding MBL fold metallo-hydrolase: MEITYLGHSCLKIRGKEVTLVTDPYCESVGYRWVRPTANIVTVSHSHEGHSNSTGVDGNPRVISRPGEYEIGGVFVMGVPNFHDSEQGKTRGKNISYVIEMEDMRLCHLGDLGHLPSARQAEELGNLDILIAPVGGQSTIDAKGAADIVRHLNPKVVIPMHYQSSVVTWLEPLDKFLTEMGLREVIPQPKFSVTKSNLNVGTVETKVIVLDYRLSPVT, from the coding sequence ATGGAAATAACCTATCTTGGACATTCATGCCTTAAGATCAGGGGTAAGGAAGTTACCCTGGTTACTGACCCTTACTGTGAAAGCGTAGGTTATCGCTGGGTCAGGCCTACGGCAAACATCGTAACCGTAAGTCATTCACACGAAGGTCATAGCAATTCAACGGGTGTCGATGGTAATCCGAGGGTGATTAGCCGGCCAGGTGAATATGAGATTGGCGGTGTTTTCGTCATGGGCGTTCCGAATTTCCATGACTCGGAGCAGGGGAAAACTCGGGGGAAGAACATCAGCTATGTGATTGAGATGGAGGATATGAGGCTCTGCCATCTGGGTGATCTAGGTCATCTGCCATCAGCGCGTCAAGCGGAAGAGCTAGGCAATCTCGATATACTGATCGCACCAGTTGGTGGCCAATCTACTATTGATGCCAAGGGAGCAGCTGATATAGTGAGGCACCTTAATCCGAAGGTTGTTATCCCCATGCACTACCAGAGCAGCGTGGTAACATGGCTGGAGCCTTTGGATAAATTCCTTACAGAAATGGGGCTGAGGGAGGTTATCCCTCAGCCGAAGTTCTCCGTCACCAAATCGAATCTCAATGTCGGAACGGTGGAGACAAAGGTTATAGTATTAGATTACCGCTTGTCTCCGGTTACTTAA
- a CDS encoding biotin transporter BioY yields the protein MAVSAYAERYRSWRWQAFRWRHELSTVQKIGLALSMAGVTGLFAQIRIPLWFTDVPITGQVLPVLASGVLLGSAYGALGQALYLVLGACGVPWFQGWHSGVAYLTSPAFPTMGYLAGFILAAFLSGKLTEKYIAARRFYAQLGLMLVGVAIIYVCGATYYAAVRHTGFGETMVRAVLPFIPLDIAKAAAVAGISTALLPKTSYSDEVDRAEHLDGR from the coding sequence ATGGCAGTTAGCGCTTACGCTGAGAGGTATAGGAGTTGGAGATGGCAAGCGTTCAGGTGGCGTCATGAACTGAGCACGGTCCAGAAGATCGGCCTTGCTTTAAGTATGGCTGGCGTAACGGGCCTCTTCGCTCAAATCAGGATCCCTCTCTGGTTTACGGATGTTCCGATTACTGGCCAGGTCCTGCCTGTGTTGGCGAGCGGGGTGCTACTAGGATCAGCTTATGGTGCTCTGGGTCAGGCTCTTTACCTGGTGCTGGGGGCATGTGGTGTTCCCTGGTTTCAGGGCTGGCACAGTGGTGTGGCTTATCTTACCAGTCCGGCATTCCCAACTATGGGCTATCTTGCAGGTTTCATCCTTGCGGCTTTCCTGAGTGGTAAGTTGACCGAGAAATACATAGCGGCCCGGCGGTTCTACGCTCAGTTGGGGCTTATGCTTGTGGGCGTAGCGATTATATACGTATGTGGAGCCACTTACTATGCAGCGGTCAGACATACCGGGTTCGGCGAGACGATGGTCCGGGCAGTTTTACCATTTATCCCTCTGGATATAGCCAAGGCTGCTGCTGTGGCGGGTATCTCAACTGCTCTATTGCCCAAGACCTCATACAGTGATGAGGTTGATAGAGCGGAACACCTTGATGGACGTTAA
- a CDS encoding protein-L-isoaspartate(D-aspartate) O-methyltransferase, giving the protein MRSPDLETDFAAARLMLIEHLRREIKDERVLKAMARVARELFVPAVYQREAYEDRPLPLGQGQTISQPLIVAMMTEALELGGQEKVLEIGTGSGYQSAILAELANWVVTVERHPQLAEKAREVLEELGYMNIEVHLAEPVLGWRHKAPYDAIIVTAGAPSVPEQLLDQLAVDGRLLIPVGSRHEQKLLKVTKRTNGTVVQDLGPCRWVPLIGEGAWKEEEV; this is encoded by the coding sequence ATGAGGAGTCCCGATTTGGAAACAGACTTTGCTGCAGCACGTTTGATGTTAATCGAACATCTGCGGCGGGAGATAAAAGACGAGAGGGTGCTTAAGGCAATGGCGCGCGTTGCGCGGGAACTGTTCGTGCCTGCTGTTTATCAACGCGAGGCTTACGAGGACAGGCCGCTCCCTCTTGGGCAAGGGCAAACAATCTCACAACCTCTCATAGTGGCAATGATGACAGAGGCCCTGGAACTGGGTGGACAAGAAAAGGTTCTGGAGATAGGGACCGGGAGTGGATATCAGTCGGCTATTTTGGCTGAGCTGGCTAATTGGGTGGTCACTGTGGAGAGGCATCCTCAGCTTGCCGAAAAAGCAAGAGAGGTACTGGAGGAACTGGGCTACATGAACATTGAAGTACACCTGGCTGAACCAGTGTTGGGATGGCGCCACAAAGCACCCTACGACGCCATCATCGTTACAGCGGGTGCCCCAAGTGTCCCCGAGCAGCTTTTGGACCAACTTGCTGTTGATGGGCGCCTGTTGATTCCTGTAGGCTCTCGTCATGAACAGAAGCTATTGAAGGTTACCAAAAGAACCAATGGAACCGTTGTTCAGGACCTTGGCCCTTGCCGATGGGTTCCCCTCATTGGTGAGGGGGCATGGAAAGAAGAAGAGGTTTGA